A section of the Leminorella richardii genome encodes:
- the hemW gene encoding radical SAM family heme chaperone HemW, translating into MPNMPPLSLYIHIPWCVQKCPYCDFNSHALKGEVPHEAYVGHLLADLDASLALVGDRPLGSIFIGGGTPSLLSGSAMQLLMDGVRQRLPLLPNAEVTMEANPGTVEAARFAAYQNAGINRISIGVQSFNPEKLQRLGRIHGPQEAIAAARLAKRLGLRSFNLDLMHGLPDQTQEQALDDLRQAIDLEPPHLSWYQLTIEPNTLFGSRPPTLPDDEALWDIYQRGHQLLSEAGYQQYETSAYAKPSYRCQHNLNYWRFGDYLGIGCGAHGKVSLNDERIVRTVKTRHPRGYMEGNYLDQQHDVEPEDLPFEFFMNRFRLLEPCPREQFGLLTGLDEKTIRQNIDRALKAGYITESDTEWQVTEKGKLFLNSLLELFL; encoded by the coding sequence GTGCCTAATATGCCACCTCTGAGCCTGTATATTCACATTCCCTGGTGCGTGCAGAAGTGCCCCTACTGTGACTTCAACTCACACGCACTCAAGGGAGAAGTACCCCATGAGGCCTATGTCGGACATCTGCTGGCCGACCTTGACGCATCGCTAGCCCTTGTTGGCGATCGTCCCCTTGGTTCAATCTTTATCGGTGGAGGGACACCCAGTCTGCTGAGCGGCAGCGCTATGCAGCTGCTGATGGACGGCGTGCGGCAAAGGCTACCTCTGCTCCCCAATGCTGAAGTCACCATGGAAGCCAACCCCGGAACCGTAGAGGCTGCGCGCTTTGCCGCCTATCAGAACGCGGGAATTAACCGGATCTCCATTGGCGTGCAGAGCTTTAACCCTGAAAAGCTGCAAAGGCTGGGGCGCATTCACGGGCCACAGGAGGCCATAGCGGCCGCCCGTCTCGCCAAAAGGCTCGGCCTTCGCAGCTTTAACCTCGATTTAATGCACGGCCTGCCCGACCAAACGCAGGAACAGGCGCTGGACGACCTGCGTCAGGCAATAGATCTCGAGCCTCCACACCTCTCTTGGTACCAGTTGACGATTGAACCCAACACTCTGTTTGGCTCCCGTCCACCGACACTGCCCGACGACGAGGCCCTGTGGGATATCTACCAGCGCGGTCATCAGCTCTTGAGCGAAGCGGGTTATCAGCAGTATGAGACCTCGGCCTATGCCAAGCCCAGCTATCGCTGCCAGCATAACCTGAACTACTGGCGCTTTGGCGACTATCTGGGCATTGGCTGTGGAGCTCACGGAAAAGTCAGTCTTAACGACGAGCGCATTGTCCGAACGGTAAAAACTCGCCATCCGCGTGGCTATATGGAAGGCAATTACCTTGACCAACAGCACGACGTTGAGCCAGAAGATCTCCCGTTTGAATTCTTTATGAATCGCTTTCGCCTGCTGGAACCCTGCCCGAGAGAGCAGTTTGGGCTATTAACCGGCCTTGACGAAAAGACTATACGCCAGAATATCGATCGGGCGCTGAAGGCGGGGTACATCACGGAGTCGGATACAGAGTGGCAGGTTACGGAGAAAGGAAAGCTGTTTCTAAACTCGCTGCTGGAACTGTTTTTATAA
- a CDS encoding SprT family zinc-dependent metalloprotease yields the protein MKTLRLPIAIQQAVIDRLRLDLAKANASLNANYPEPKISFRQRGTTAGTAYLSQWEMRLNAVLLAENGQPFIDEVVPHELAHLLVYRQFGRVSPHGPQWRWMMEEVLGVSACRTHRFDVASVQGKTFSYRCDCQIHQLTIRRHNRILRKESEYRCRQCGSLLKLNETD from the coding sequence ATGAAAACGCTAAGACTCCCCATTGCCATTCAACAGGCCGTTATCGACCGTCTCCGTCTCGATTTGGCGAAGGCCAACGCCAGCCTGAACGCTAACTATCCCGAACCGAAAATCAGCTTTCGGCAGCGTGGTACAACGGCGGGTACAGCCTACCTTTCGCAGTGGGAGATGCGCCTCAACGCTGTACTTCTGGCGGAAAACGGCCAGCCTTTTATTGATGAAGTGGTTCCCCACGAGCTCGCTCATCTATTAGTCTATCGTCAGTTTGGCCGAGTCTCGCCACACGGCCCACAGTGGCGCTGGATGATGGAAGAAGTGCTCGGCGTTTCCGCCTGCCGAACCCACCGTTTTGACGTCGCTTCTGTACAGGGAAAAACCTTCAGCTACCGCTGTGACTGCCAGATTCATCAATTAACAATACGCAGGCACAACAGGATATTGCGAAAAGAGAGCGAATATCGCTGCAGGCAGTGCGGCTCGCTGCTAAAGCTGAATGAGACCGATTAA
- a CDS encoding type IV pilus twitching motility protein PilT, producing the protein MNIYQLIGHSVKQNASDLHLCAGHLPVARVNGDLRTLDDVPLEPEALSSVLMSLLSAEQQRRFWEARQMDVALNVEGTRLRANLFLQFTGVSAALRIVNSALPTIEQLGVPPALVSAAAERDGLIIVSGATGSGKSTTLAALVDEMNQNQERHVITLEDPIEFIHRSQRSLIQQREIGVHVNDFTSGLLAALRQDPDVILLGELRDVETLRLALTAAETGHLVLATLHTRSAAMAVERIVDAFPSGDKPFVSVQLANALKSVVCQRLLPGKAGGRVAAYEVLINTPAVANLIREEKSHQIETQMQTGAAFGMQTMAQSMTKLSVAGMISG; encoded by the coding sequence ATGAATATTTACCAACTGATTGGCCATAGTGTAAAGCAAAACGCCTCCGATCTGCACCTTTGTGCCGGGCATTTGCCTGTCGCCCGTGTGAACGGTGATTTACGCACGCTAGACGATGTGCCGCTGGAGCCGGAAGCGCTGTCCTCCGTGCTGATGTCACTGCTTAGCGCCGAGCAGCAGAGGCGCTTTTGGGAGGCTAGGCAGATGGACGTCGCGCTGAACGTTGAAGGAACGCGCCTGAGGGCAAACCTGTTTTTACAGTTCACTGGTGTGTCTGCGGCGTTACGCATAGTGAACAGTGCGCTGCCGACGATTGAGCAACTGGGCGTGCCGCCGGCGCTGGTCTCTGCGGCTGCCGAGCGGGATGGGCTAATTATTGTCAGCGGGGCAACCGGCAGCGGCAAGTCCACCACGCTTGCAGCACTGGTGGATGAAATGAACCAAAATCAGGAGCGCCACGTTATAACTCTTGAAGATCCCATTGAGTTTATTCACCGCTCACAGCGTAGCCTGATTCAGCAGCGAGAGATTGGCGTACACGTCAACGACTTTACTTCCGGCCTGCTGGCGGCGCTTAGGCAGGATCCTGATGTGATCCTGCTGGGAGAGCTGAGGGATGTTGAAACTCTTCGCCTGGCGTTGACTGCCGCGGAAACCGGTCATCTGGTATTAGCGACTCTGCACACGCGCTCGGCGGCTATGGCGGTGGAACGTATTGTTGACGCCTTTCCTTCTGGCGATAAGCCGTTTGTGAGTGTCCAGTTGGCTAACGCGCTCAAGTCCGTGGTCTGTCAGCGGCTGCTTCCCGGCAAGGCAGGGGGAAGGGTGGCGGCCTACGAAGTGCTGATCAACACGCCTGCCGTTGCTAACCTGATCCGCGAGGAAAAAAGTCATCAGATTGAGACCCAAATGCAGACCGGCGCCGCCTTTGGCATGCAGACAATGGCACAGAGCATGACGAAATTAAGCGTTGCAGGTATGATTAGCGGGTAA
- a CDS encoding CDP-diacylglycerol diphosphatase, whose protein sequence is MKKRKTRLNWVVCLIVFIGAVAISLAALWGWRYIHSDELWNIVNGECVPHAKVQENANASCVSVVLTPDEEHGYTVFKDRKGPLHFLLIPTVKIEGLESPVLQQPETTHYFLKAWQARGYLAQASDRPVARNMVSLTVNSAYARSQEQLHIHIACIRPEIKAQLDSQIERFSEQWMPVEYGLNGSHYLARTLTESQFQEMSPFRRMAKELPGAAEEMSKYGIALVAYSDLDNRPMYLLMVNRMDALSLNPGYTGDIQDYQCDLLKTTRVLG, encoded by the coding sequence ATGAAAAAGAGAAAAACGCGACTCAACTGGGTGGTTTGTCTGATCGTCTTTATTGGCGCGGTGGCAATCTCACTGGCCGCGCTGTGGGGATGGCGCTACATTCACTCCGACGAGCTTTGGAATATCGTTAACGGAGAATGTGTACCTCATGCGAAAGTGCAGGAGAACGCCAATGCATCCTGCGTTAGTGTCGTATTGACGCCAGATGAAGAGCACGGCTATACGGTGTTTAAAGATCGCAAAGGGCCTTTGCACTTTTTACTGATCCCTACGGTGAAAATTGAGGGACTAGAAAGCCCTGTCTTGCAGCAGCCTGAAACAACACACTATTTCCTTAAGGCATGGCAGGCGCGAGGCTATCTGGCACAGGCCTCCGATCGCCCTGTGGCCCGCAATATGGTTTCGTTAACGGTCAATTCAGCCTATGCGCGCAGCCAAGAGCAGCTGCATATCCACATTGCCTGCATCAGGCCGGAGATTAAAGCGCAGCTTGATAGTCAGATAGAGCGCTTTAGCGAGCAGTGGATGCCGGTAGAATACGGCTTAAACGGCTCTCACTATCTGGCGAGAACTCTGACGGAAAGCCAGTTCCAAGAAATGAGTCCGTTCCGGCGGATGGCAAAAGAGCTGCCTGGCGCTGCTGAAGAAATGAGTAAGTACGGCATTGCTCTGGTGGCCTACAGCGATCTTGATAATCGACCCATGTATTTATTGATGGTAAACCGGATGGACGCGCTGTCGCTGAATCCCGGATATACCGGTGATATTCAGGACTATCAGTGTGATTTGCTCAAAACAACGCGAGTGCTGGGCTAG
- a CDS encoding YqgE/AlgH family protein → MNLQHHFLIAMPGLEDPRFAHSVVYVCEHSKNGAMGLIINKPVAELTVRGMLSQLNIDQAFKVYPEHLNRPVLDGGPLADDRGFILHTPKPGFSSSIQISDDVMITSSKDVLETLGSASQPDETLVALGYSGWESGQLEKELMENSWLTVEADSQILFHTPIDLRWPAAAQKLGVNIHTISSQAGHA, encoded by the coding sequence ATGAACTTACAGCACCACTTTCTTATTGCCATGCCCGGGCTGGAAGATCCGCGCTTCGCCCATTCAGTAGTTTACGTATGCGAGCACAGCAAAAACGGCGCCATGGGGCTCATCATTAACAAGCCTGTTGCCGAGCTTACGGTCCGGGGTATGCTTTCACAGCTGAATATCGATCAGGCGTTCAAGGTCTATCCAGAACACCTGAACCGACCAGTACTGGACGGCGGGCCGCTGGCTGACGATCGCGGATTCATTTTGCACACGCCGAAACCCGGCTTTTCCTCCAGCATTCAGATTTCCGACGACGTGATGATCACGTCATCAAAAGACGTGCTTGAAACGCTGGGCTCCGCCTCACAGCCAGACGAAACGCTGGTTGCTCTGGGCTATTCCGGCTGGGAAAGCGGTCAGTTAGAAAAAGAGCTGATGGAAAACAGCTGGCTGACCGTTGAAGCCGACAGCCAAATCCTGTTTCACACGCCTATCGACTTACGCTGGCCTGCTGCGGCGCAAAAGCTCGGCGTCAACATTCACACCATATCCTCTCAGGCGGGGCACGCCTGA
- the proC gene encoding pyrroline-5-carboxylate reductase, protein MQHRHITFIGAGNMAKAIIAGLVNGGYPAEMITATSPSMTQDSPLHTELGVNCSSNNLESARQADVIVLAVKPQMMADVCQPLTQLDLSGKLILSIAAGVSVERFYQLLGKIDIVRIMPNTPSLIGLGMSGLFAPANVSQADRDYTEALMTAVGKVCWVNDETGINGVIAAAGSAPAYFFLFMEAMQQETERLGFSSQDARLLVQQAALGAAHMVEENSQLDIATLRQQVTSKGGTTAEALRVFNESGLSDTVAKAMQAAIARAVEMEKSL, encoded by the coding sequence ATGCAGCACCGTCATATCACCTTTATCGGCGCAGGAAACATGGCCAAAGCGATTATCGCTGGCCTCGTCAACGGCGGCTATCCCGCCGAAATGATTACCGCCACTTCTCCGTCCATGACGCAAGACTCTCCCCTTCATACCGAACTTGGCGTTAACTGCAGCAGCAACAATCTGGAAAGCGCCCGTCAGGCTGATGTTATCGTTCTGGCGGTAAAACCGCAGATGATGGCTGACGTATGTCAGCCGTTAACGCAGTTAGACCTGAGCGGTAAGCTGATCCTTTCCATCGCCGCAGGAGTCAGCGTCGAGCGCTTTTATCAGCTGTTAGGAAAAATTGACATTGTTCGTATTATGCCCAACACGCCCTCACTAATAGGGCTGGGTATGAGTGGGCTGTTTGCACCCGCTAACGTCAGTCAGGCGGATCGCGACTATACGGAAGCGTTAATGACGGCAGTCGGTAAAGTCTGCTGGGTCAACGATGAAACCGGTATTAACGGCGTTATCGCGGCGGCAGGCAGCGCTCCGGCCTATTTCTTTCTGTTTATGGAAGCCATGCAGCAGGAAACCGAACGGCTGGGATTCTCTTCTCAGGACGCGCGACTGCTGGTTCAGCAGGCCGCTCTAGGCGCGGCGCACATGGTTGAAGAAAATTCGCAGTTAGACATTGCTACTCTTCGTCAACAGGTCACATCCAAGGGGGGTACCACAGCGGAAGCGCTGCGGGTATTCAATGAAAGCGGGCTGTCTGATACGGTAGCCAAAGCTATGCAGGCCGCCATTGCGCGGGCGGTAGAAATGGAAAAATCGCTTTAA
- the yggU gene encoding DUF167 family protein YggU has product MDAIEIQSGAIVLRLYIQPKASRDQIVGLHGDELKVAITAPPVDGQANAHLIKYLAKQFRVPKGAVDIEKGELGRHKQVKIHDPKQVPEEITLLLKELGH; this is encoded by the coding sequence GTGGATGCGATAGAAATACAGTCCGGAGCCATAGTGCTCCGGCTTTATATTCAGCCCAAGGCCAGCCGGGATCAGATTGTTGGCCTGCACGGTGACGAGCTTAAAGTCGCCATCACCGCTCCGCCGGTTGACGGTCAGGCTAATGCCCACTTGATCAAGTATCTTGCCAAGCAGTTTCGCGTGCCGAAGGGCGCGGTGGACATTGAAAAAGGGGAGCTGGGTCGGCACAAACAGGTGAAAATTCACGATCCTAAGCAAGTGCCTGAAGAAATCACTCTTCTGCTAAAGGAACTGGGTCACTAG
- a CDS encoding fimbrial protein: MKVSQYSLKRPAIRLAFLILTIASFSSLANIDCKFDLGDGTQVAIGSTPQYPFPDINIVSAVSSPTKISGSSPIIFRLIPNLKTICQVGDDGENLFQKTAYSPEYITAVDGKALFKTNVTGLAYTVAISTDQSFGLNFFSTPTTDYVFHNMDNRDDMMVNRSWIAHVEIYQLPSYAGLPSGFTSLTAANTVIGEAVVGSPYVAGREHPHIKISANSSSIQLPIKGTTCNFSAPKTVDLGTYTTSQVNKNLTTVKPINITGSCSVAPKVSVKLTTTKTTGAGNMLLANRLTGDSAAQGVGVEIVGPNRYVMTPNADIRANIDYKFTAPSANFTMPFTGQLVKDGSRVTAGSFESIGVFQISYY; encoded by the coding sequence ATGAAAGTATCTCAATACTCTCTTAAAAGGCCAGCCATAAGGCTGGCTTTCTTGATTTTAACCATTGCCTCTTTTTCAAGCCTGGCAAATATCGACTGTAAATTCGACCTTGGTGACGGAACCCAAGTCGCCATTGGTTCCACACCCCAATATCCCTTTCCTGACATTAATATTGTTTCCGCCGTATCCAGCCCTACGAAAATCAGCGGCAGCAGTCCTATCATTTTCCGGCTTATTCCTAACCTTAAAACAATTTGTCAAGTAGGCGATGATGGCGAAAATCTCTTCCAAAAAACTGCTTATAGCCCTGAATACATCACGGCCGTTGACGGGAAAGCCTTGTTTAAAACTAACGTAACTGGGCTTGCCTATACTGTTGCTATCTCAACAGATCAGTCGTTCGGGCTAAACTTCTTCTCTACCCCAACGACCGACTATGTCTTTCACAATATGGACAACCGTGATGACATGATGGTAAACAGATCCTGGATAGCCCATGTAGAAATTTATCAGCTCCCCAGCTATGCGGGATTACCAAGCGGATTTACGTCGTTAACTGCAGCCAATACAGTGATTGGTGAAGCTGTTGTCGGTTCCCCCTATGTCGCAGGCAGAGAGCACCCGCACATCAAGATAAGCGCCAACAGCAGCTCCATTCAGCTTCCAATTAAAGGCACCACCTGTAACTTTAGCGCTCCTAAAACTGTTGATTTGGGCACTTACACCACTAGCCAAGTCAATAAAAACCTAACAACAGTGAAGCCCATCAACATCACAGGCTCATGCAGCGTGGCTCCCAAAGTTTCTGTCAAGCTAACCACAACCAAAACAACAGGTGCGGGAAACATGCTGCTTGCCAATAGGCTAACGGGAGACAGTGCCGCACAGGGAGTTGGTGTAGAGATTGTCGGACCGAACAGATATGTCATGACACCTAACGCAGATATCAGAGCCAATATTGATTATAAATTTACCGCTCCCAGTGCTAACTTTACGATGCCCTTTACCGGCCAGCTGGTAAAAGATGGGAGTAGAGTCACCGCGGGAAGCTTCGAATCCATTGGTGTGTTTCAAATATCTTACTATTAA
- a CDS encoding YggS family pyridoxal phosphate-dependent enzyme: protein MTTIRQNLDNVRQKIAQCAQECGRDPKDVHLLAVSKTKPVSAVQEAIDAGQTQFGENYVQEGVDKIQHFLTTPFANRLEWHFIGPLQSNKTRAVAEHFHWMHTLDREKVARRLSEQRPENMPPLNVLIQINISDEASKSGITLAELPEVAEHIHALPNLRLRGLMTIPAVETDPQRQLAVFRQMTDAFNQLKKSYPQVDTLSMGMSDDMGAAIQAGSTLVRIGTAIFGARDYR, encoded by the coding sequence ATGACGACTATCCGCCAAAATCTCGACAATGTAAGACAGAAGATCGCGCAATGCGCTCAGGAATGCGGGCGAGATCCAAAAGACGTTCATCTTCTTGCCGTCAGTAAAACCAAACCTGTGAGCGCCGTTCAAGAGGCCATCGATGCGGGGCAAACGCAGTTTGGTGAAAACTACGTTCAGGAAGGTGTCGATAAAATTCAGCACTTTCTTACGACGCCTTTCGCTAACCGTCTGGAGTGGCACTTTATTGGCCCCCTTCAGTCAAATAAAACGCGCGCGGTAGCAGAACACTTTCACTGGATGCACACTCTCGACCGAGAGAAAGTCGCTCGCCGACTGAGCGAACAGCGCCCAGAGAACATGCCTCCGCTTAACGTCCTGATTCAAATCAACATCAGCGATGAAGCAAGCAAGTCGGGCATCACTCTTGCCGAACTGCCGGAGGTGGCTGAGCACATTCATGCACTTCCCAATCTCAGACTGCGCGGGCTAATGACTATTCCCGCCGTAGAAACCGATCCTCAGCGCCAGCTGGCCGTCTTCCGCCAGATGACTGACGCGTTTAACCAGTTGAAGAAAAGCTACCCTCAGGTTGATACGCTATCGATGGGCATGAGCGATGATATGGGCGCGGCTATTCAGGCGGGCAGCACTCTAGTGCGAATCGGAACGGCTATTTTCGGCGCGCGCGACTATCGTTAA
- the ruvX gene encoding Holliday junction resolvase RuvX, which translates to MASRTVIAFDFGTRSIGAAIGQEITGTARALASFKAKDGTPDWQQIEKMLKEWRPDLVVVGLPLNMDGTEQPVTAQAKKFALRLHGRFGVQVTLHDERLSTVEAKSGLFDRGGYRALDKGSVDAASAVVILESWFEQNLS; encoded by the coding sequence ATGGCCAGTCGCACTGTTATCGCCTTTGACTTTGGAACACGCAGCATTGGCGCCGCTATTGGCCAGGAAATAACCGGAACAGCCCGGGCGCTGGCGTCGTTTAAAGCAAAAGACGGCACCCCTGACTGGCAGCAAATTGAAAAAATGCTCAAAGAGTGGCGACCCGACCTCGTTGTGGTCGGCCTGCCGCTCAATATGGACGGCACCGAACAGCCCGTCACCGCTCAGGCAAAAAAGTTTGCTCTTAGGCTGCACGGAAGGTTCGGCGTTCAAGTTACTCTGCACGACGAGCGGCTATCTACGGTTGAGGCAAAATCAGGGCTGTTCGATCGCGGCGGCTATCGGGCGCTGGACAAAGGCAGCGTAGACGCCGCCTCAGCTGTCGTTATTCTGGAAAGCTGGTTTGAACAAAATTTGTCCTGA
- a CDS encoding DUF2884 family protein, translating to MLRKTGAVLLLLAAAQAQAAYKCPVQPQDDITISAQTVEIVGASGNLVINKNGDVTRNGQALVLSDAVRAQAVTLQQGIRGDFPYINDGVRSRLVVAQKALDGIIVKQLGKESNVRNRLTALTADLTKEMEKVLEPRQDGFVFHHQALSQVESNSRTVVQSAMGGVLQDSINELGVQALAKGGKSNNPLQAVLGSLGGVQQEIKDEWKKQEKDFDQFGKDACGRLTALDSQRAALIKALPQ from the coding sequence ATGTTACGAAAAACCGGTGCGGTGCTGCTGTTACTGGCTGCCGCTCAGGCGCAGGCGGCCTATAAGTGCCCGGTTCAGCCGCAGGATGACATTACGATCAGTGCGCAAACCGTGGAAATCGTCGGCGCCAGCGGAAATCTGGTGATTAATAAAAACGGTGACGTGACGAGAAACGGCCAGGCTCTTGTGCTGTCTGACGCGGTGCGCGCTCAGGCGGTAACATTGCAGCAGGGTATTCGCGGCGATTTCCCCTACATTAACGACGGCGTTCGTTCTCGTCTGGTTGTCGCGCAAAAAGCGCTGGACGGCATTATCGTTAAGCAGTTGGGTAAAGAGAGTAACGTGCGCAATCGTCTGACAGCGCTGACAGCAGACCTGACCAAAGAAATGGAGAAGGTGTTAGAGCCCCGTCAGGACGGCTTTGTGTTCCATCATCAGGCGCTGAGTCAGGTTGAATCGAACAGTCGTACCGTTGTACAAAGCGCAATGGGCGGAGTCCTACAGGACAGCATTAACGAGCTAGGGGTTCAGGCACTAGCGAAGGGCGGTAAGTCAAATAACCCACTTCAGGCCGTATTGGGTAGCCTAGGGGGCGTTCAGCAGGAAATTAAGGACGAATGGAAAAAGCAGGAGAAAGACTTTGATCAGTTTGGTAAAGACGCCTGTGGCCGTTTGACCGCGCTGGACAGCCAGCGAGCTGCGCTTATCAAGGCGCTGCCGCAGTAA
- a CDS encoding YggT family protein, with product MQFLSFVLFTVLDLYVSVLLLRVWMQWARADFYNPFSQFVVKITQPVLGPLRRIIPSIGPVDTASVLFAYLLILIKYIAGLWFLNGVMLFFPLYLPLSLIELLSAAGKLVFWLVIIRALMSWISQGRNPVDQLLIQLTEPLLHPIRRLLPSMGGLDLSPMILMLILYALNYLKADVLELLVTWMR from the coding sequence ATGCAATTTTTATCGTTTGTTCTTTTTACCGTACTCGATCTCTACGTGTCCGTCCTGCTGCTCAGGGTGTGGATGCAGTGGGCGAGAGCCGATTTCTATAATCCGTTCTCTCAGTTTGTCGTCAAGATAACCCAGCCGGTACTCGGGCCACTGCGCCGAATTATTCCCTCAATCGGGCCAGTAGACACCGCGTCAGTGCTGTTTGCCTACTTGCTTATTTTAATCAAGTACATCGCCGGACTATGGTTCCTCAACGGCGTAATGCTGTTTTTCCCGCTCTACCTGCCGTTATCGCTAATTGAACTCCTGAGTGCCGCAGGAAAGCTGGTGTTCTGGCTGGTTATCATTCGCGCTCTGATGAGTTGGATAAGCCAAGGGAGAAACCCTGTCGACCAGCTGCTGATCCAGCTTACTGAGCCTCTTCTGCATCCGATTCGCCGCCTGCTTCCCTCAATGGGAGGCCTCGATCTGTCACCGATGATCCTGATGCTCATTCTGTATGCGCTGAACTATCTTAAAGCCGACGTTCTAGAGCTTTTAGTGACGTGGATGCGATAG
- the rdgB gene encoding RdgB/HAM1 family non-canonical purine NTP pyrophosphatase has protein sequence MQKVVLATGNPGKVRELANLLGDFGFDVIAQTDLGVDSAEETGLTFIENAIIKARHAAQVTGLPAIADDSGIAVDAIGGAPGIYSARYAGVDASDTENLNKLLETLKDIPEGQRQAQFHCVLVYMRHAEDPIPLVFHASWPGEVLFSPAGKGGFGYDPIFYIPELNCTAAELSHEHKSKISHRGQALSMLLDALRRA, from the coding sequence ATGCAGAAAGTTGTTCTTGCCACCGGAAACCCCGGTAAAGTCCGCGAACTGGCTAACCTTTTGGGCGATTTTGGCTTCGACGTTATCGCGCAAACCGACCTTGGCGTAGACTCCGCCGAAGAGACCGGATTAACCTTTATTGAAAACGCCATTATCAAAGCGCGGCACGCGGCACAGGTCACAGGTCTTCCCGCCATTGCCGACGATTCTGGCATCGCCGTTGACGCCATCGGTGGAGCGCCCGGCATTTACTCTGCCCGCTACGCGGGCGTTGATGCCAGTGATACAGAGAATCTTAACAAGCTGCTGGAAACCCTGAAAGACATTCCTGAAGGGCAGCGTCAGGCACAGTTCCACTGCGTGTTGGTATATATGCGCCATGCCGAAGACCCCATTCCGCTGGTGTTCCACGCCAGCTGGCCCGGGGAAGTTCTGTTCAGCCCGGCGGGAAAAGGCGGCTTTGGCTACGATCCCATTTTCTATATTCCCGAGCTAAACTGCACGGCCGCTGAACTAAGCCATGAGCATAAGAGCAAGATCTCTCACCGCGGTCAGGCACTGAGCATGCTGCTGGACGCTCTGCGCCGTGCCTAA
- the gshB gene encoding glutathione synthase gives MIKLGIVMDPISSINLKKDSSFAMLQEAQKRGWELHYMEMNDLYLNTGVARARTRTLSVQYDYDRWFEFHSEQDIALSDLNVILMRKDPPFDTEFIYATYILERAEAQGTLIVNKPQSLRDCNEKLFTAWFPELTPSTLVTRSKDLIRQFYDKHGDIILKPLDGMGGSSIFRVKPNDPNLSVIIETLTHLGNQYCMAQNFLPQIVDGDKRVLVVDGEPVPYCLARIPKQGETRGNLAAGGRGEARPLTESDWKIARSVAPVLKEKGLIFVGLDIIGDRLTEINVTSPTCIREIEAAYPDVSITGMLMDAIARRVG, from the coding sequence ATGATCAAACTTGGTATCGTGATGGACCCCATTTCCTCCATCAACCTCAAAAAAGATTCAAGCTTCGCCATGCTGCAGGAGGCCCAAAAGCGCGGCTGGGAGCTGCACTATATGGAGATGAACGACCTGTATCTGAATACCGGCGTCGCCCGTGCGCGTACCCGCACCCTCAGCGTTCAGTATGACTACGATCGCTGGTTTGAATTTCACAGCGAACAGGATATCGCGCTGTCAGACCTCAACGTTATCCTGATGCGCAAAGACCCACCGTTTGATACCGAATTTATTTACGCCACCTATATTCTGGAACGCGCCGAAGCCCAGGGGACGCTTATCGTCAATAAGCCCCAGAGCCTGCGCGACTGTAACGAAAAGCTGTTTACCGCCTGGTTCCCAGAGCTGACGCCGTCCACACTGGTAACCCGAAGCAAAGATCTGATCCGCCAGTTTTATGACAAACACGGCGATATTATCCTTAAGCCACTGGACGGCATGGGTGGGTCTTCCATTTTCCGCGTTAAGCCCAACGATCCTAACCTTTCGGTGATTATTGAAACCCTGACTCATCTGGGTAATCAGTACTGCATGGCGCAAAACTTCTTGCCGCAGATTGTCGACGGCGACAAGCGCGTGCTGGTTGTTGACGGCGAGCCGGTGCCTTACTGCCTAGCCCGCATTCCCAAGCAGGGTGAAACGCGCGGTAACCTAGCCGCAGGCGGCCGTGGTGAAGCAAGGCCGCTAACGGAAAGCGACTGGAAAATCGCCCGCAGCGTGGCTCCGGTTCTGAAAGAAAAAGGCCTGATTTTTGTCGGGCTTGATATCATTGGCGACAGGCTGACTGAAATCAACGTCACTAGCCCCACCTGCATTCGCGAGATCGAGGCGGCCTATCCGGACGTCTCTATTACCGGCATGCTGATGGATGCCATCGCTCGCCGCGTTGGCTAA